The following are encoded together in the Tepidiforma bonchosmolovskayae genome:
- a CDS encoding flagellar hook-length control protein FliK, protein MGLVVELQPAPLDLAGSAQAGGPGPVAAGDLFGALLAAIAGESAADAPAGPSLPLPPQRRSPGTDPLGAVALALVPAPVLPAPAPSGDAAPPADSAAGAAPDFAAAADSELPADSAVPETAGPASAAPTADLPAGPVAPAVEASAAAGADPPAAEPAAPRPAAEPPADLTAESSEGVVRTVGNAAPGSETALPPGIAVREDRRPADRPLPRAAEPAIAHAAAGSAVGQLRETSSGQGAAPPAPADPPPPAPPAITNLEAVATAVIERVEDGGGEARIRLEPAGLGEITIRLHARHEAVHLDIHAETPEAVALLRDAAADLSSLLGQRGMTLNGLSVGLGARQGGSGGWEEARPRQQPPARGEFAALLGIEDPAAAARHHRLRAAYNPDGSLLYRV, encoded by the coding sequence ATGGGACTCGTCGTCGAACTCCAGCCCGCACCGCTCGACCTCGCCGGCTCCGCCCAGGCTGGCGGCCCCGGCCCGGTAGCCGCCGGCGACCTCTTCGGCGCGCTCCTTGCGGCCATCGCCGGGGAGAGCGCCGCCGATGCCCCTGCCGGGCCCTCCCTCCCCCTGCCGCCGCAGCGCCGCAGCCCGGGGACCGACCCCCTGGGCGCCGTCGCTCTCGCCCTGGTCCCCGCACCCGTCCTCCCGGCCCCGGCACCCTCCGGCGATGCCGCGCCCCCCGCCGACTCAGCTGCCGGCGCCGCGCCGGACTTCGCAGCCGCCGCGGACAGCGAGCTCCCGGCCGACTCCGCTGTGCCCGAAACCGCCGGCCCCGCCTCGGCTGCACCGACCGCCGACCTGCCCGCCGGCCCGGTGGCGCCCGCCGTTGAAGCATCCGCCGCAGCCGGCGCCGACCCTCCTGCCGCTGAACCGGCGGCGCCCCGGCCGGCTGCCGAACCCCCGGCCGACCTCACCGCCGAATCCTCCGAAGGCGTGGTCCGCACCGTCGGGAACGCCGCTCCAGGATCCGAAACGGCCCTCCCCCCCGGCATCGCCGTCCGCGAGGACCGCCGCCCGGCCGACCGCCCCCTGCCGCGCGCCGCCGAACCGGCCATCGCCCACGCTGCCGCCGGCTCCGCGGTCGGCCAGCTCCGCGAAACGTCCTCCGGCCAGGGTGCGGCGCCGCCCGCGCCCGCGGACCCCCCGCCTCCTGCGCCGCCCGCCATCACCAACCTCGAGGCCGTCGCGACCGCCGTCATCGAACGCGTCGAGGACGGCGGCGGCGAGGCCCGCATCCGCCTCGAGCCCGCCGGGCTCGGCGAAATCACCATCCGCCTCCACGCGCGCCACGAGGCTGTCCACCTCGATATCCACGCCGAGACCCCCGAAGCCGTGGCGCTCCTCCGCGATGCCGCCGCCGACCTCTCCTCGCTCCTCGGCCAGCGCGGCATGACCCTCAACGGCCTCAGCGTCGGCCTCGGCGCCCGCCAGGGCGGTAGCGGCGGCTGGGAAGAGGCCCGACCCCGCCAGCAGCCGCCCGCCAGGGGCGAGTTCGCTGCCCTGCTCGGCATCGAGGACCCGGCCGCCGCCGCCCGCCACCACCGCCTGCGCGCTGCCTACAACCCCGACGGCTCGCTCCTCTACCGCGTCTAG
- a CDS encoding flagellar hook capping FlgD N-terminal domain-containing protein → MAGLQIDPVTGLKNATYTPAKGAPSNELGQVDFMKLIIAQMRNQNPLEPQKDSDWMAQMAQFEALNQMRAVASGIKAVQGLAELTSAAGLIGKTVTGRQVDAIAITRDLVAREKYGRPFAKLTSLERVAVNEDERVVAAAADLPNAGNEVTGVVEKVVMDSSGVPFLYIGGKVLDLFTVTQVQQP, encoded by the coding sequence ATGGCTGGCCTGCAGATCGACCCCGTCACCGGCCTCAAGAACGCGACCTACACGCCCGCGAAGGGCGCCCCCAGCAACGAGCTCGGCCAGGTCGACTTCATGAAGCTCATCATCGCTCAGATGCGCAACCAGAACCCGCTCGAGCCCCAGAAAGACTCCGACTGGATGGCGCAGATGGCCCAGTTCGAAGCCCTCAACCAGATGCGCGCCGTCGCCTCCGGCATCAAGGCCGTCCAGGGCCTCGCCGAACTGACCAGCGCCGCCGGCCTCATCGGCAAAACCGTCACCGGCCGCCAGGTCGATGCCATCGCCATCACCCGCGACCTCGTCGCCCGCGAAAAGTACGGGCGCCCCTTCGCGAAGCTCACCTCGCTCGAACGCGTCGCCGTCAACGAAGACGAGCGCGTCGTCGCGGCTGCCGCCGACCTCCCCAACGCCGGCAACGAGGTCACCGGTGTCGTTGAAAAGGTCGTTATGGACAGCTCCGGCGTCCCCTTCCTCTACATCGGCGGGAAGGTCCTCGACCTCTTCACCGTCACTCAGGTGCAGCAGCCATGA
- a CDS encoding flagellar hook protein FlgE — translation MMRALFSAISGMKNHMAFMDVVGNNIANVNTIAFKSSRVTFQDILGQTIRGASSPQGGRGGMNPAQVGLGMQLGGIDNIMTQGSLQSTGKLTDFAIQGDGFFVVSDGTRNYYTRDGAFDIDVAGNLVNPVTGLKVMGWRADASGAIDVEGPLVPLSIPFGTRISARATSEVVMAGNLDAGTPTYNAGPPATGLVGSTLTVYDSLGNAITLKLEFRKNSAANTWDVYAFYDHDGNTSTPDQQVTPTPGQIVFNNSTGAIQTPANGILNFSLATLPSGAATPLAFDIDFSSLTQFAGASQLNVSSQDGAPAGALVSFAVGSTGEITGIYSNGANQVIGQLALASFTNPGGLQRQGQNLWSPSANSGEPIIGQPNTNGRGSVSTGTLESSNVDLAQQFTSVILAQRGFQSSSRVITAGDQMLQDLVNIIR, via the coding sequence ATGATGCGAGCACTCTTCTCCGCAATCTCCGGTATGAAGAACCACATGGCCTTCATGGACGTCGTCGGCAATAACATCGCCAACGTCAACACCATCGCCTTCAAGTCCTCCCGCGTCACCTTCCAGGACATCCTCGGCCAGACCATCCGCGGCGCCAGCAGCCCTCAGGGCGGCCGCGGCGGCATGAACCCCGCCCAGGTCGGCCTGGGCATGCAGCTCGGCGGCATCGACAACATCATGACCCAGGGCTCCCTCCAGAGCACCGGCAAGCTCACCGACTTCGCCATCCAGGGCGACGGCTTCTTCGTGGTCTCCGACGGCACCCGCAACTACTACACCCGCGACGGCGCCTTCGATATCGACGTCGCCGGCAACCTCGTCAACCCCGTCACCGGCCTCAAGGTCATGGGCTGGCGCGCCGACGCCTCCGGCGCCATCGACGTCGAAGGGCCCCTCGTCCCCCTCTCCATCCCCTTCGGCACCCGCATCAGCGCCCGCGCCACCAGCGAGGTCGTGATGGCCGGCAACCTCGACGCCGGCACTCCCACCTACAACGCCGGCCCTCCGGCCACCGGCCTTGTCGGCTCCACCCTCACCGTCTACGACTCCCTCGGCAACGCCATCACCCTCAAGCTCGAGTTCCGCAAGAACTCGGCCGCCAACACTTGGGACGTCTACGCCTTCTACGACCACGACGGCAACACCAGCACGCCCGACCAGCAGGTGACGCCCACTCCCGGCCAGATCGTCTTCAACAACTCCACCGGCGCCATCCAGACCCCGGCCAACGGGATCCTGAACTTCTCGCTCGCCACCCTTCCCAGCGGCGCGGCGACACCGCTTGCCTTCGATATCGACTTCTCCTCCCTTACCCAGTTCGCCGGCGCCAGCCAGCTCAACGTCTCCAGCCAGGACGGCGCCCCTGCTGGCGCCCTCGTCTCCTTCGCCGTCGGCTCCACCGGCGAAATCACCGGCATCTACTCCAACGGCGCCAACCAGGTCATCGGCCAGCTCGCCCTCGCTTCCTTCACCAACCCCGGCGGTCTCCAGCGGCAGGGCCAGAACCTCTGGTCCCCCAGCGCCAACTCCGGCGAGCCGATCATCGGCCAGCCCAACACCAACGGCCGCGGCTCCGTCTCCACCGGCACCCTCGAATCCTCCAACGTCGACCTCGCCCAGCAGTTCACCAGCGTCATCCTCGCCCAGCGCGGCTTCCAGTCCTCCTCCCGCGTCATCACCGCCGGCGACCAGATGCTCCAGGACCTCGTCAACATCATCCGCTAA
- a CDS encoding TIGR02530 family flagellar biosynthesis protein, translating to MIDRTAPIGPAGLPRPAAPAPAAAAPGGPAFADLLQRATTRVALSNHAAKRIERRELALDAPKLQRLESAIDRAAGKGARSTVVMLDNLAVIVDVPGRTVVTALDTASGKEHVFTNIDSVVIA from the coding sequence ATGATTGACCGCACCGCCCCCATCGGCCCCGCCGGCCTCCCCCGCCCCGCCGCGCCGGCCCCCGCCGCCGCGGCGCCAGGCGGCCCCGCCTTCGCCGACCTCCTCCAGCGCGCCACCACCCGCGTCGCGCTCTCCAACCACGCCGCGAAGCGCATCGAGCGCCGCGAACTCGCCCTCGATGCGCCGAAACTCCAGCGCCTCGAATCCGCGATCGACCGCGCTGCCGGCAAGGGCGCGCGCAGCACCGTCGTCATGCTCGACAACCTCGCCGTCATCGTCGATGTCCCCGGTCGTACCGTGGTGACCGCCCTCGACACCGCCAGCGGAAAGGAGCACGTCTTCACGAACATCGATTCCGTCGTCATCGCCTAG
- a CDS encoding RDD family protein, with protein sequence MSADAAMGSRSAGGGNRPAFRLHYASFESRVAAGALDVLVLFIIASLFVTAGSLIVLISSDFERVEPSSTALSAFWVCVALIPVAFLLYFFIGLAWKGQTVGAAVMQLMVVRSDGRPLGVLGAMARVIGLLAYVLLAGIGIVGAYALRESTVAAGAVLAAALVLAALGILWAAFDRHRRTLHDRLAGTIVVRLV encoded by the coding sequence ATGAGCGCAGATGCTGCGATGGGCTCGCGCAGCGCCGGCGGAGGAAACCGGCCGGCGTTCCGGCTGCACTATGCGTCGTTCGAGTCGCGGGTGGCAGCCGGCGCGCTGGACGTACTCGTGCTGTTTATTATTGCGTCGCTGTTCGTGACGGCGGGTTCGCTGATCGTGCTTATCTCGTCGGATTTCGAACGGGTGGAGCCGTCATCGACGGCGCTGTCGGCGTTCTGGGTGTGCGTGGCGCTCATCCCGGTGGCTTTCCTCCTCTATTTCTTCATCGGGCTGGCGTGGAAGGGGCAGACGGTCGGGGCGGCGGTCATGCAGCTGATGGTTGTGCGGTCGGACGGGCGGCCGCTGGGCGTGCTGGGGGCGATGGCGCGGGTGATCGGCCTGCTGGCGTACGTGCTGCTTGCCGGGATCGGCATCGTAGGCGCGTATGCGCTGCGCGAATCGACCGTTGCAGCGGGGGCGGTGCTGGCCGCGGCCCTGGTTCTTGCGGCGCTGGGGATCCTCTGGGCGGCCTTTGACCGGCACCGGCGGACGCTGCACGACCGGCTGGCCGGGACGATCGTGGTGCGGCTGGTGTGA
- a CDS encoding enoyl-CoA hydratase-related protein, with translation MEFCRYEKKGHVVTITITRPEVMNALHPPASRELDAAWDQFAADDDAWVAVLTGEGDRAFSAGNDLKYTAEMSRLPKEQRPDLSWPKGGFGGITNRFDLFKPIIARVNGFALGGGLEMALACDIIVAAEHAELGLPEPRRGLIAGALGVHRLPRQIPLKIAMGYMLTGRHIPARRAAELGLVNEVVPLHELDGAVERWVEDILRCAPLSVRATKEAAMRGLHLSLEEAAAQRYEWEMRRRTSEDALEGPRAFAEKRAPEWKGR, from the coding sequence GTGGAATTTTGTCGCTACGAGAAGAAGGGCCATGTCGTGACGATCACGATTACGCGGCCCGAAGTGATGAACGCACTGCACCCGCCCGCGAGCCGGGAGCTGGACGCGGCGTGGGACCAGTTCGCCGCGGATGACGATGCATGGGTGGCCGTGCTGACCGGGGAGGGCGACCGCGCCTTCTCGGCCGGGAACGACCTGAAGTACACGGCGGAGATGTCGCGGCTGCCGAAGGAGCAGCGGCCAGACCTGTCGTGGCCGAAGGGCGGGTTCGGCGGGATTACGAACCGGTTCGACCTGTTCAAACCGATCATCGCGCGGGTGAACGGCTTCGCGCTCGGCGGCGGGCTGGAGATGGCGCTGGCGTGCGACATCATCGTGGCTGCCGAGCACGCGGAACTTGGCCTGCCGGAGCCGCGGCGGGGGCTGATCGCGGGGGCGCTCGGTGTGCACCGGCTGCCGCGGCAGATCCCGCTGAAGATTGCGATGGGCTACATGCTTACGGGGCGGCACATTCCCGCACGGCGGGCCGCTGAGCTGGGGCTGGTGAACGAGGTCGTGCCGCTGCACGAGCTGGACGGGGCGGTCGAGCGGTGGGTGGAGGACATCCTCCGGTGCGCGCCGCTCTCGGTCCGGGCGACGAAGGAGGCGGCAATGCGGGGGCTGCACCTGAGCCTCGAGGAGGCGGCAGCGCAGCGGTACGAGTGGGAGATGCGGCGCCGGACGAGCGAGGATGCGCTGGAAGGGCCGCGGGCGTTCGCAGAGAAGCGGGCGCCGGAGTGGAAGGGGCGGTAG
- a CDS encoding YncE family protein has translation MNHTAAGRFNRFASLAVLPVMLLAILAFSRQAQRAVPPPPAEGTLVVASLRSDLLELRSLSDGTSRTLALPAAPHELVEAGGRLYATLPRAGLLAEIDYHAPGLLRLVQLPGQPHGIAFDPGQSVLYITLDTADSVVAYDAASLSEIGRWPTGAAPHVVALADGVPHVAAARDDRLEAVRPSGGVAVPVGRLPEAIAALPALVAAASYLDGTLHLVRPLSLEPIADIPLGGGPVRILPLDARTLAVALQEAGQVAIVDVERRAVLRRLEVPARPDGLCRSPSGAYLAVVSNAESRITVFETASWRVAARYSVAEGPGACLWLPG, from the coding sequence ATGAACCACACCGCTGCCGGCCGCTTCAACCGTTTCGCCAGTCTCGCCGTCCTCCCGGTGATGCTCCTGGCGATTCTTGCGTTCTCCCGCCAGGCCCAGCGCGCTGTCCCTCCCCCGCCCGCCGAAGGCACCCTCGTCGTCGCCAGCCTTCGCTCCGACCTGCTCGAACTCCGCAGCCTCTCCGACGGCACGTCCCGGACCCTGGCCCTGCCCGCTGCGCCGCATGAGCTGGTCGAAGCCGGCGGCCGCCTGTACGCCACGCTCCCCCGCGCGGGCCTCCTCGCCGAAATCGATTACCACGCCCCGGGTCTGCTCCGCCTCGTCCAGCTGCCCGGCCAGCCCCACGGCATCGCATTCGACCCCGGCCAGAGCGTCCTCTACATCACCCTCGACACCGCCGATTCCGTCGTCGCGTACGACGCCGCCTCGCTCTCCGAAATTGGCCGCTGGCCGACCGGCGCCGCGCCCCACGTCGTCGCTCTCGCCGACGGTGTGCCCCACGTCGCCGCCGCCCGCGACGACCGCCTCGAGGCCGTCCGCCCCTCCGGCGGCGTCGCGGTCCCCGTCGGCCGCCTGCCCGAGGCGATTGCCGCCCTCCCCGCGCTGGTCGCCGCCGCCTCCTACCTCGACGGCACCCTCCACCTCGTCCGCCCGCTCTCCCTCGAGCCGATCGCCGACATTCCCCTCGGCGGCGGACCGGTCCGCATCCTCCCGCTCGACGCGCGTACCCTCGCTGTCGCCCTCCAGGAGGCCGGTCAGGTCGCCATCGTCGATGTCGAGCGCCGCGCCGTCCTCCGCCGGCTCGAGGTGCCGGCCCGTCCCGATGGGCTCTGCCGCTCCCCCTCCGGCGCCTACCTCGCCGTGGTTTCCAACGCCGAGAGCCGCATTACCGTCTTCGAGACCGCATCCTGGCGGGTTGCCGCACGCTACTCCGTCGCTGAAGGTCCCGGCGCCTGCCTCTGGCTCCCCGGTTGA